The nucleotide sequence TGATGGAGTTATGATGAAACCACATGTTGTAAATGAGATTTTATCTCCAAATGGTGACAAAATAAAATCTATCGAACCGGAGAGTATAGGAAATATAGTGTCTAAAGAGAATGCGGCTACAATGAAGGATTTTATGAGAAATGTTGTAGAAGATGGTACAGGAGTAAATGCAGCGGTAGAAGGAATACAAGTTGCAGGAAAAACAGGTACAGCAGATCATAAGGTTAATGGAAAAGATGCTACACCTCACTCATGGTTCATTGGTTTTGCTCCTTACGATAATCCTCAAGTTGCTATAGCAGTAATTGTAGAGGATGGAGGACAGGGCGGAAAAGCAGCTGCTGGAATTGCATCTAAAGTAATCCAAACTGCTCTTCAAAAATAAAGGTGAATAATGACTGGTAAAACTCATGCTGGAATTGGTGCGGCGGTTGGAATAGCATTAGCGGGTAAATTACCCGGAGGATTTAATGCGGTGGGAATGGGGCTGATAATTGCAGCCTCAATACTCCCTGATATAGATCATCCTAAGGGTATGTTGAACCAATACATATTACCTATAAAAAGTAAATTTATAAAAACTCTCTTTTATGGTTCTTTTGGAGCTCTTGTCGTATTTGGAAACTATTACAGGTTTCACATATTTATGCTTTATATTCTTGGCGCTCTTCTTTTTTTAATTGCAATTTCCTCACACAGAAATGGTCTTATGCATAGTGCAGCTGGTATGATAGTATGCACTGTATTAGTCGGATATGTTGCCAATAGATACAATATACATGTTATTATATACTATTTTATGGCAGGTTATGGGCTGCACCTATTATGTGACATGAGTACATCAAGGGGAATACCTCTTTTATACCCGTTTAAAAAGAAAAATTATAAGTTTTCATATACCTTTAGAGTTGGTTCGGCTAAGGGTACATTTATAGAAAACTTTTTGATAATACTAAGCTTGTTATACATAATATATAGACTTCCAGTTGTCTTTAAAACCTAAGGGGGGTAACTCTATGTTTGATTTTGAATACCAATTAAAGAATCTTCCTGATAAACCAGGAGTTTACATAATGAAAAATTCTCTCGGAGAAGTAATATATGTTGGAAAGGCAAAGATACTTAAAAATAGAGTAAGGCAGTATTTTAGGAATTCCAAAAATCATTCAGAAAAAGTTAAGGCGATGGTAAAAAATATTTCCGAATTTGAGTATATAGTTACAGATTCTGAAATTGAAGCTTTAATTTTAGAATGTAATTTGATAAAGAAATATAAACCAAGATACAATATATTGCTAAAGGATGATAAACACTATCCTTTTATTAAAGTAACTATGAATGAAGATTTTCCTAGAATTATTGTTACTAGAAATATGGTTAAAGACGGCTCTAAGTATTTTGGACCTTATCCGGATGTTTCAGCAGTACATGAGACTGTAGACCTTATGAGAAGAATCTTTCCCATAAGAACATGCAAGAAATATATAAAAGAAAATGGAGAAAATATAAGACCATGTCTTAATTATCATATAAAGAGGTGTAATGCTCCTTGTGCTGGACTCATAAGTAAAGAAGAGTACGGAGAAATAATAAAAAAGGCTGTAGGACTTATATCTGGGAAAAATAATGATATAATAAGAGAGTTAAAAGAAGAAATGGAGAAAGCCTCCATGAATCTTGACTTTGAAAAAGCAGCAGATCTTAGAGATAAAATGCTAGCAGCACAAAAAGTTACAGAAAAGCAGAAGATAATAATTGGTAACTTTGAAAATGAGGATTATATAAGTTTATATAGCGATGAGAAGGATAGTTGTGTGCAAGTGTTCTTTTTGAGAGAAGGAAAAATCGTAGGAAGAGAGCATTTTATTGTTGAGAACACAGCTGGAGAAAATGAAGGTGACATAATAGGAGAATTCATAAAAGAATTTTATAGTGGAACTGCATATGTCCCTAAGAGTATATATGCTTCTGCTGGAGAGGATTTGAATCTTCTAGAGAATTGGCTTACAATGAAAAGAGGCTCAAAGGTAGAGATAAAGATTCCACAAAAGGGTGAAAAGAAGGACATAATTGAAATGGTCAAAAGAAATTCAAAAATAACCCTGGAGAAATTCAAAATAAAGCTTTTGAGTGATAAAAGATTAAATGAAAACATACTTATAGAAATGACGGAGGTTATTGGACTTGAAGAGGTTCCGCATAGGATAGAAGCCTATGATATTTCCAACATTCAAGGAGTTGATTCTGTAGGTTCTATGATTGTATTTGAAGAGGGGAAACCTAAGAATAGTGACTACAGGCGTTTTAAAATAAAGACTGTAAAAGGTGCAAATGATTATGATAGCATGAGAGAAATTTTGACTAGAAGATTTAAGCATGGATTAGAGGAAGTTAACTCAATAGTAAATAAAAATCTTTCACTTAGTGCAGGTAAGTTTTGCGTTTTTCCTGATCTTATACTTATGGATGGAGGAAAAGGGCAAGTTAATATAGCTCTTGAGGTTCTTAAAGAGTTTAATATTGATATACCAGTATGTGGTATGGTCAAGGATGATAGACATAATACTAGAGGTATAATATACAACAATAATGAAATAGATATAAAATCTAATAGAAAAATAATTAACTTTGTTACAAGAGTACAAGATGAAGTACATAGATTTGCAATAACCTATCATAGAAGTCTTAGGGATAAGAGGGTTCTTCATTCAGTACTGGATGATATTCCATACATTGGAGAAAAAAGAAGGAAAGCTTTATTAAAGCATTTTGGAAGTATAGAAAATATCAAGAAAGCGACCTACGAGGAACTTATGAAAACACCTTCTATCGACAAAAAAGCTGCAGAAAGTATTGTTAGTTATTTTAGAGGAAGAAAGGGAGAGTGAAAAATTGAAATACCTTATTGATTTACACACGCATACTATAGTAAGTGGTCATGCATATACCACTTTACTTGAAAATATAAAACAAGCATCTCAGATTGGGATAAAAATACTTGGAACTTCTGAACATGGTCCTAAAATGCCAGGAGCACCTCACATATGGTATTTTGGTAATATGAATAAAGTACCAAGAAAGATTTATGATGTTACTGTTTTAAGGGGATGTGAGGCAGATATATTGAATTCTAATGGTGATTTAGATATTCCAGAAAGAATACAAAATGAACTAGATTATATTATTGCGAGTTTGCATGATGTTTGTATAGAACCAGGTACTATTGAAGATAATACAAAAGCTCTTTTAAATGCCATGAATAATCCTAATATAGATATTTTAGGACATACAGGAAACCCCATGTATCCAATAGATATAGATGCTGTAGTTAGTAAGGCTAAGGAAAAAAATGTACTTATCGAGATAAATAATGGTTCACTAAGTGGCTCTAGAGAGGGTAGCTATGATAATTGTAAGAAAATAGCACAAGCTTGTAAGAAAAAAGGCGTAAAAGTAATTCTTGGAACAGATTCTCATATAAGTTTTACTATAGGAAACTTTGATAAAGTACAGAAATTGCTTGATAGCGTTGATATGCCAAAGGAACTTATCATGAATACGGATGAGAAAAAAATAGTTGAATATTTAAAAGCTAAAGGTAAACTTAAGAATTTTAATCTTGAATAAGCCTATATTTTAAATTATACTAACTTTATATTAATAATTTGAGGAGATGTACTATGGATTACTTTCAAGATTTTATAGCAGCATTAAGCAATTTTATAAAAAAGGATAATCTTAAGATTGACGTCCCAATGAAAAACCATACTTCTTTTAAGGTTGGTGGTCCGGTAGACGTTTTAGTGATGCCAGAAAAGTATGAAGAAATTAATAGAATAATAGAACTTTGTGAAAAATATGATGTTAATTACTATATAATTGGAAATGGTTCAAATTTGCTTGTTAGAGACGGTGGACTAAGGGGAGTAGCTATAAAATTATTAAAATTGAATAAACTTCAAATTGGCAAT is from Clostridium acetobutylicum ATCC 824 and encodes:
- a CDS encoding metal-dependent hydrolase, translated to MTGKTHAGIGAAVGIALAGKLPGGFNAVGMGLIIAASILPDIDHPKGMLNQYILPIKSKFIKTLFYGSFGALVVFGNYYRFHIFMLYILGALLFLIAISSHRNGLMHSAAGMIVCTVLVGYVANRYNIHVIIYYFMAGYGLHLLCDMSTSRGIPLLYPFKKKNYKFSYTFRVGSAKGTFIENFLIILSLLYIIYRLPVVFKT
- the uvrC gene encoding excinuclease ABC subunit UvrC; this translates as MFDFEYQLKNLPDKPGVYIMKNSLGEVIYVGKAKILKNRVRQYFRNSKNHSEKVKAMVKNISEFEYIVTDSEIEALILECNLIKKYKPRYNILLKDDKHYPFIKVTMNEDFPRIIVTRNMVKDGSKYFGPYPDVSAVHETVDLMRRIFPIRTCKKYIKENGENIRPCLNYHIKRCNAPCAGLISKEEYGEIIKKAVGLISGKNNDIIRELKEEMEKASMNLDFEKAADLRDKMLAAQKVTEKQKIIIGNFENEDYISLYSDEKDSCVQVFFLREGKIVGREHFIVENTAGENEGDIIGEFIKEFYSGTAYVPKSIYASAGEDLNLLENWLTMKRGSKVEIKIPQKGEKKDIIEMVKRNSKITLEKFKIKLLSDKRLNENILIEMTEVIGLEEVPHRIEAYDISNIQGVDSVGSMIVFEEGKPKNSDYRRFKIKTVKGANDYDSMREILTRRFKHGLEEVNSIVNKNLSLSAGKFCVFPDLILMDGGKGQVNIALEVLKEFNIDIPVCGMVKDDRHNTRGIIYNNNEIDIKSNRKIINFVTRVQDEVHRFAITYHRSLRDKRVLHSVLDDIPYIGEKRRKALLKHFGSIENIKKATYEELMKTPSIDKKAAESIVSYFRGRKGE
- a CDS encoding phosphatase — encoded protein: MKYLIDLHTHTIVSGHAYTTLLENIKQASQIGIKILGTSEHGPKMPGAPHIWYFGNMNKVPRKIYDVTVLRGCEADILNSNGDLDIPERIQNELDYIIASLHDVCIEPGTIEDNTKALLNAMNNPNIDILGHTGNPMYPIDIDAVVSKAKEKNVLIEINNGSLSGSREGSYDNCKKIAQACKKKGVKVILGTDSHISFTIGNFDKVQKLLDSVDMPKELIMNTDEKKIVEYLKAKGKLKNFNLE